One window of Microcoleus vaginatus PCC 9802 genomic DNA carries:
- a CDS encoding orange carotenoid protein, translating into MNSPAATNPHSLSNETQNIVQAINGLGTDEKLALLYFVYEKMGDSVTPAAPAAADPQLAPMLLDDFYKLSHDQQLNIMRGIVNGDDTPYSHAYGALTANNQLVVWYAWAIGMGETIVDIPEGYEATEAVNGLLGQIEGLEFEQQITVLRDVANNMGYTDVKPIATQAEVGKTSSL; encoded by the coding sequence ATGAACTCACCCGCCGCGACCAATCCTCACTCTCTCTCCAACGAAACTCAAAACATCGTTCAGGCAATCAACGGGTTGGGTACAGATGAAAAACTGGCGCTGCTCTACTTTGTTTATGAAAAAATGGGAGATTCAGTTACACCAGCCGCTCCCGCCGCCGCCGACCCACAATTAGCTCCCATGCTGCTCGATGATTTTTACAAGCTTTCCCATGACCAACAACTGAATATAATGCGCGGTATTGTCAACGGCGACGACACGCCGTATTCCCACGCTTACGGAGCTTTAACTGCCAACAATCAGTTGGTTGTTTGGTATGCTTGGGCTATTGGTATGGGGGAAACAATTGTCGATATCCCCGAAGGATATGAGGCAACTGAGGCGGTCAATGGCTTGTTGGGTCAAATTGAAGGTCTTGAGTTTGAACAGCAAATTACAGTGCTGCGCGACGTAGCTAATAATATGGGCTACACCGATGTTAAACCAATTGCTACTCAGGCGGAAGTAGGGAAAACTTCTAGTCTTTAG
- a CDS encoding BON domain-containing protein, which translates to MGWLKRLFGLEKLENQETVEAPAYQAPVAEAQAQAQSGGSAQTIPPERMGLNGEYDQSGLAKRVAQAFDANPDVADIETVYVAQLGTTVVLKGTVPSQEIVNKLVTIAKGVKGATGVETNEVTVG; encoded by the coding sequence ATGGGCTGGCTAAAAAGATTGTTTGGTTTAGAAAAACTTGAAAATCAAGAAACTGTTGAGGCTCCTGCTTACCAAGCACCTGTAGCTGAAGCTCAAGCTCAAGCTCAGTCTGGTGGGAGCGCTCAGACAATCCCGCCGGAACGCATGGGATTGAATGGAGAATACGATCAAAGCGGTTTAGCTAAACGGGTGGCTCAGGCTTTTGATGCAAATCCAGATGTTGCGGATATTGAGACTGTTTATGTGGCTCAACTTGGCACTACTGTGGTTCTCAAAGGTACAGTTCCCAGTCAGGAAATTGTCAACAAGTTGGTGACAATTGCTAAAGGCGTTAAGGGTGCAACTGGGGTGGAAACTAATGAAGTTACTGTCGGCTAA
- a CDS encoding DUF2294 domain-containing protein — protein sequence MTGETLGPTRGKLERTLSQGIQALYRSQLGHPTSQALCNLLDNKLIIVVENGLTQPEKLLAQNGQQDLALQVRTQLESLLELPLKELIQKVLGVGVIDLLRDATLETGRTGTIAILASAPQVRDSNYKSKTQPKAFES from the coding sequence ATGACAGGGGAAACCTTAGGACCTACTCGGGGGAAATTAGAACGGACTCTTTCGCAGGGAATTCAAGCTTTGTACCGTTCTCAACTCGGACACCCAACGAGTCAGGCGCTCTGCAATCTTTTGGATAACAAATTGATAATTGTTGTCGAAAATGGGCTTACTCAACCCGAAAAACTGCTGGCCCAGAATGGTCAGCAAGATTTGGCCTTGCAGGTGCGGACACAATTAGAATCACTTCTGGAATTGCCACTGAAAGAATTAATCCAAAAGGTTTTGGGCGTGGGAGTCATTGATTTGCTCCGCGATGCGACCTTGGAGACTGGCCGCACTGGAACGATCGCGATTTTGGCCTCTGCACCTCAAGTTCGTGATTCTAATTATAAATCTAAAACTCAACCAAAAGCATTTGAGAGTTGA
- a CDS encoding histidine kinase has product MTQYPGNKSFQSEFSDSEILHKVSEITSPQPQVCDCQTQDDCLWSANPHIVWKAYADGWVTYLGQGWEEYTGVPTAAALGFGYLAQVHPEDRSRLLARWHTSQFPPPSYEIIFRLQTRDGTYRWNLARGTPANPDSQEVLEWVGTYTDMDALQQTPAESQAESEFLPHQVPSEDNFTAEKLCEARTARDRGPDLHALDRFTNLLTQRAGSLCQLLQGIADATVEAITGAEFCLVALLEYDSSGLKLSAVGGTENFGKGKTPHVQNKLLWEAFATGESVLLRSESSDGFLPAAACAAAIESGPSGRLGVLAIGNGKDSTAMDAHTQQLLAVMGKQAAIAINNARAIEILKKQEQLLDLQNELLIRQQKELENQGRRLQQQKLQLLEAAKLKSQFLGIMSHELRTPMNSIIGFSQLLLRQHKQLLTPQQTEMVGRILHNGKNLLLLINDILDLSKIESGRTELKIEKFHLGHLVMDVARELGNQATDKNVAMAVSVCLPDQFIVNDKLRLRQILVNLVSNAVKFTHEGSIYIEVRELNCDRLSITVRDTGIGICEKDLPHIFDKFHQGDQTTTRQYPGTGLGLALCASLVKLIEGTITAESQPKKGSIFRMEFPRKIYPKKLPG; this is encoded by the coding sequence ATGACTCAGTATCCAGGCAATAAGTCTTTTCAGTCGGAGTTTTCCGACTCGGAAATCTTACACAAAGTATCTGAAATAACATCCCCCCAACCGCAAGTTTGCGACTGCCAAACTCAGGACGATTGCCTGTGGTCGGCAAATCCTCACATAGTTTGGAAAGCATATGCCGACGGCTGGGTGACTTATTTAGGTCAGGGCTGGGAGGAATATACCGGGGTACCAACAGCAGCAGCTTTGGGTTTCGGCTATCTGGCGCAGGTTCACCCAGAAGACCGTTCTCGTCTGTTAGCGAGATGGCACACTTCTCAGTTCCCGCCGCCAAGTTACGAAATTATATTTCGTCTGCAGACGCGAGATGGCACTTACCGCTGGAATCTGGCCAGAGGAACGCCCGCTAATCCAGACAGTCAGGAAGTTTTGGAATGGGTGGGAACCTATACAGATATGGACGCGCTCCAACAAACTCCAGCCGAATCCCAAGCAGAATCAGAATTTTTGCCCCATCAAGTGCCCTCGGAAGACAATTTCACAGCAGAAAAGTTGTGCGAAGCCCGGACGGCAAGGGACAGGGGGCCGGATTTGCACGCGCTTGATCGGTTTACAAATCTGTTGACCCAGCGCGCGGGTAGCTTGTGCCAGTTGTTGCAAGGCATTGCGGATGCGACTGTAGAGGCGATCACAGGAGCTGAATTTTGCTTAGTTGCTCTCCTGGAGTACGATTCCAGCGGCCTCAAACTCAGCGCTGTCGGGGGCACGGAAAACTTTGGTAAGGGCAAAACCCCGCACGTGCAAAACAAGCTGCTGTGGGAAGCATTTGCGACGGGAGAGTCTGTACTGTTGCGGTCGGAGTCGAGCGACGGCTTCCTGCCGGCGGCGGCTTGTGCTGCGGCGATCGAGTCCGGGCCAAGCGGGCGTTTGGGTGTGTTGGCTATCGGCAACGGGAAAGACAGCACGGCCATGGACGCCCATACTCAGCAACTGCTGGCGGTGATGGGAAAACAAGCTGCGATCGCGATTAACAACGCGCGGGCGATCGAAATATTAAAAAAACAGGAACAGCTTTTAGACTTGCAAAACGAGCTGCTAATTCGCCAGCAGAAAGAACTGGAAAATCAGGGGCGACGCCTTCAACAGCAAAAATTGCAACTGCTAGAAGCAGCCAAGTTAAAATCGCAATTTTTGGGCATCATGTCCCACGAATTGCGAACTCCCATGAATTCGATTATCGGCTTTTCCCAATTGCTGCTGCGCCAGCACAAACAACTGCTGACCCCCCAGCAAACAGAAATGGTGGGGCGCATTTTACATAACGGCAAAAACCTGCTACTGCTAATTAACGATATCCTCGACCTCTCCAAAATCGAGAGTGGCCGCACAGAATTAAAAATTGAAAAATTTCATTTAGGGCATTTAGTAATGGATGTCGCCCGGGAATTAGGAAATCAAGCCACCGATAAGAACGTGGCAATGGCCGTCAGCGTCTGCTTGCCGGATCAGTTTATAGTTAATGACAAGTTGCGCCTGCGGCAAATTTTGGTCAATCTCGTCTCCAACGCCGTTAAATTCACACATGAGGGCAGCATTTACATTGAGGTACGGGAATTAAATTGCGATCGGCTAAGTATAACCGTTCGGGATACAGGAATCGGCATCTGTGAAAAGGATCTTCCCCACATTTTCGACAAGTTCCACCAAGGCGACCAAACCACAACTCGCCAATATCCAGGCACCGGTTTAGGACTAGCTCTTTGTGCTTCTTTAGTCAAGTTGATCGAGGGTACAATTACTGCCGAAAGTCAACCCAAAAAAGGTTCGATATTTCGGATGGAATTCCCGCGAAAAATTTACCCTAAAAAACTCCCTGGCTGA
- a CDS encoding DUF2267 domain-containing protein, protein MTIPIRDDLTYILLKKIGSGNAKGESEIRNAAEEYVGHNVAEAELLGHLDYLNQREFIKADFSGEPYGGAELVPPLVAFQQAELTEKGRKLLQKMETNPPTSLHHKGSAVPIASKDMPFLEKVLVNGHLEDIFDARDITEVVYRVMRDVMTKDAIEHVESELHKEVLPTDDKTLQQEIADLWKDTNPLVGLLSRIRQPLTGPPAPAGIDGNLFARRVELEGSLPSGVKPETAIAAVFSATKDELSKERIDEIAGFLPDRIREMWEAA, encoded by the coding sequence ATGACAATTCCAATCAGAGACGACCTGACTTACATTTTGCTGAAAAAGATTGGCAGCGGCAACGCCAAGGGAGAGTCGGAAATTAGGAATGCAGCGGAAGAATATGTCGGTCACAATGTGGCGGAAGCGGAATTGCTCGGTCATTTGGACTACCTCAACCAAAGAGAATTTATCAAAGCGGACTTTAGTGGAGAACCTTACGGAGGAGCTGAGTTAGTGCCGCCTTTAGTGGCATTTCAACAAGCTGAGTTAACAGAAAAAGGCCGCAAACTGTTACAAAAAATGGAAACGAATCCTCCGACTTCGCTCCACCACAAAGGATCGGCAGTTCCTATCGCTTCAAAGGATATGCCGTTTTTGGAAAAAGTGTTGGTAAACGGTCACTTGGAGGATATTTTTGATGCCAGGGACATTACCGAAGTAGTGTACCGGGTCATGCGCGACGTGATGACAAAAGATGCCATCGAGCACGTGGAATCTGAATTGCACAAAGAAGTTTTGCCTACGGATGACAAAACCCTGCAACAAGAAATAGCAGACCTCTGGAAAGATACAAATCCGCTGGTGGGATTGCTCAGCCGCATACGTCAGCCTTTGACCGGCCCGCCTGCACCTGCGGGGATCGATGGCAATTTGTTTGCACGGAGGGTGGAACTAGAAGGCTCACTTCCTTCAGGAGTAAAACCGGAAACTGCGATCGCGGCTGTATTTTCGGCAACGAAGGATGAGCTGTCCAAGGAGCGAATTGACGAAATAGCTGGCTTTTTGCCGGACAGAATTCGGGAAATGTGGGAGGCGGCTTAA
- a CDS encoding alpha-amylase: MAAPIEFKLFAPYNKGAALIGSFSNWEEIPMEKDEEGFFHTRVELEDGVYQYKFRVQSKSWFLEADQWVDIVDPYATDIDDPTQNGLIRIKDGDRIVDTYVWKHDDKPLPADRELVIYEMHVADFSGGEADPLARGKYKHVVEKLDYLVELGINAIELMPLKEYPGDYSWGYNPRYFFAAESSYGTTEELKNLIDECHGRGIRVIIDGIYNHSEASSPLTQIDHDYWFHHEPRDPDNNWGPEFNYEFYDENLGTFPARRFAGDTVRFWIQEYHLDGIRFDAARQIANYDFMHWIVQEAKSVAGPKPFYTVAEYIPDNPSITNLDGPMDGCWHDSFYHSLIPQLCGDNFDLERLKEVIDCKRQGYLGATNVVNYLSNHDHDRLFAELGSRGILDEAAFKRAKLGTVLLMTAVGVPLIWMGEEFGEYKAKTIEQSKIDWTLLGNDLNKGLWEYYKGLIHLRKNNQALYTENIDFFHEDPDSKVFAYTRWNDEGSRVVVVANMSENYLAGYSVPHFPANGTWHEWTGNYDIESGDDNIMIDLPEYEAKVFVWQ, encoded by the coding sequence ATGGCCGCTCCAATTGAATTCAAGTTATTTGCTCCCTACAACAAAGGAGCTGCCTTGATTGGCTCTTTTTCTAATTGGGAAGAGATTCCGATGGAAAAGGACGAAGAGGGTTTTTTCCACACGCGAGTTGAGTTGGAGGATGGCGTTTATCAATACAAATTCCGCGTTCAGTCGAAAAGCTGGTTTCTGGAAGCGGATCAGTGGGTAGATATAGTCGATCCCTACGCGACTGACATCGACGATCCTACTCAAAACGGTCTTATTCGGATCAAAGATGGCGATCGCATTGTCGATACTTACGTCTGGAAACACGACGATAAACCGCTACCCGCCGATCGGGAATTAGTGATTTACGAAATGCACGTTGCTGACTTTTCCGGCGGCGAAGCCGATCCCCTCGCCCGCGGCAAGTACAAGCACGTCGTCGAAAAACTCGATTACCTAGTCGAACTCGGCATCAACGCGATCGAACTCATGCCTCTCAAAGAATACCCAGGCGACTACAGTTGGGGCTACAACCCCCGCTACTTCTTCGCTGCCGAGTCCAGCTACGGAACCACAGAAGAACTCAAAAACCTGATAGACGAGTGTCACGGGCGCGGCATTCGCGTCATCATCGACGGGATTTACAACCACTCGGAAGCATCAAGCCCCCTCACTCAAATCGATCACGATTATTGGTTTCACCACGAACCCCGCGATCCAGACAACAATTGGGGCCCGGAATTTAACTACGAATTCTATGACGAAAACTTAGGAACTTTCCCCGCACGCAGATTTGCTGGCGATACAGTCCGCTTCTGGATTCAAGAATATCATCTCGACGGCATTCGTTTCGACGCGGCGCGACAAATTGCTAACTACGATTTCATGCACTGGATCGTTCAAGAAGCCAAAAGTGTCGCCGGCCCCAAACCATTTTACACCGTTGCCGAATACATTCCCGACAATCCCAGCATCACGAATCTAGACGGGCCGATGGACGGCTGCTGGCACGACAGTTTCTATCACTCCCTAATTCCACAACTCTGTGGCGACAATTTTGATTTAGAACGGCTCAAAGAGGTAATCGACTGCAAGCGGCAAGGTTACTTGGGTGCTACGAATGTAGTTAATTATTTGAGCAATCACGACCACGATCGCCTTTTTGCCGAATTGGGTTCGCGCGGCATTTTGGATGAAGCCGCCTTTAAGCGGGCGAAGTTGGGAACCGTACTGTTAATGACAGCAGTTGGCGTGCCGCTGATTTGGATGGGCGAAGAATTTGGCGAATACAAAGCCAAAACAATTGAGCAATCTAAAATTGACTGGACGCTGCTAGGAAATGACTTGAATAAAGGTTTGTGGGAATACTACAAAGGCTTGATTCACCTGCGTAAAAATAACCAAGCACTTTACACAGAAAACATCGACTTTTTCCACGAAGACCCCGACTCGAAAGTTTTTGCTTACACTCGCTGGAACGATGAAGGTTCGAGAGTTGTAGTAGTGGCGAATATGTCGGAAAATTATCTAGCAGGTTACAGCGTGCCCCACTTCCCGGCAAACGGAACTTGGCACGAATGGACAGGGAATTATGATATTGAATCGGGCGATGACAATATTATGATTGACTTGCCGGAATACGAAGCGAAAGTGTTTGTTTGGCAGTAA
- a CDS encoding DNA-binding response regulator, protein MSKIRVALIEDHDLTRVGIRTALQQRDTIEVVGDAANATEGLKLLQSSKPDVAIVDIGLPDFDGIELTQKFKKSVAESDPDTKILILTFQDNEEEVLAAFAAGADSYCMKDISFDQLLDVVKVTHEGNSWIDPAIARIVLKQARTQESAPEEPKAEGKRVTIKAAEPEFSHIIETYPLTERELEVLELIVQGYSNAAIAEKLYITVGTVKTHVRNILNKLCADDRTQAAVLALRSGLVG, encoded by the coding sequence ATGAGTAAAATTCGCGTTGCTTTGATAGAAGACCATGACCTGACAAGAGTCGGCATCCGCACAGCTTTACAACAGCGTGACACGATAGAAGTTGTCGGGGATGCCGCTAACGCTACTGAGGGATTGAAACTGCTTCAGTCTTCAAAACCTGACGTAGCAATTGTAGACATTGGCTTGCCGGATTTTGACGGCATTGAATTGACACAAAAGTTTAAAAAATCGGTAGCCGAGTCTGATCCGGATACCAAAATTTTGATTCTGACTTTTCAGGACAATGAAGAAGAAGTTCTGGCAGCTTTTGCCGCCGGAGCTGACTCTTACTGCATGAAAGATATTAGCTTCGATCAGTTATTAGATGTAGTAAAAGTAACTCACGAAGGTAACTCTTGGATTGATCCGGCGATCGCCCGCATCGTCCTGAAACAAGCTCGCACTCAGGAGTCCGCGCCGGAAGAACCGAAGGCTGAGGGTAAAAGAGTCACAATTAAGGCTGCCGAACCCGAGTTTAGTCACATCATTGAGACTTACCCTTTAACCGAGCGGGAATTAGAGGTTTTGGAACTGATCGTGCAGGGTTACAGCAATGCTGCAATCGCCGAAAAGCTTTACATTACTGTCGGTACAGTCAAGACTCACGTTCGCAATATTTTGAACAAGTTGTGTGCTGATGACCGCACTCAGGCTGCCGTTCTCGCCCTGCGTTCTGGCTTGGTTGGATGA
- a CDS encoding glycerate kinase, giving the protein MDRSTVTPVEILHRWQAGNRPSPPDFEHLAFWELADDLRSRAFGITPDNATDVVRCKTDLFFSILDELHTFPLKSTVFLESLWNLWLPLVMQLSTAKQSLNRPLIQGILGGQGTGKTTLCQVLRLILRKLGYSTVSLSLDDLYKTYADRQQLQKADPRLIWRGPPGTHDIDLGIAVLDKLRGSQTHNLAAVDNPKSDALKPDIINKNIEIPRFDKSAYAGAGDRSQPEIISGADIVLFEGWFVGVNPVVDAKLNEFLAGAPFPISTEGDCQFARDMNAKLHDYLPLWNRLDRLIVLYPQDYRISQVWRNQAEREMMATGKPGMSEAEINRFVEYFWKALHPELFIKSMVEEGDRVDLVIEILGDRTVGKICRAIDLKLSD; this is encoded by the coding sequence ATGGATCGATCGACTGTAACCCCTGTTGAAATTTTACATCGGTGGCAAGCCGGCAATCGCCCGAGCCCTCCCGACTTCGAGCACCTGGCTTTTTGGGAACTTGCAGATGATTTACGATCGCGCGCTTTTGGCATTACTCCCGACAATGCAACCGATGTTGTCCGCTGCAAAACCGATTTATTCTTTTCTATTCTTGACGAACTGCATACTTTCCCGCTAAAGTCAACTGTTTTTCTCGAAAGTTTGTGGAATCTGTGGCTGCCGCTGGTCATGCAATTATCGACTGCCAAACAAAGTTTAAACCGTCCTTTAATTCAAGGAATTTTAGGAGGGCAAGGAACGGGAAAAACTACTTTATGCCAAGTTTTGAGGCTGATTCTGAGAAAATTGGGATATTCTACTGTCAGCCTTTCTTTAGACGATCTTTACAAGACTTATGCCGATCGCCAACAACTCCAAAAAGCCGACCCGCGTTTAATTTGGCGCGGCCCCCCCGGCACTCACGATATTGACTTGGGAATCGCAGTTTTAGACAAGTTGCGCGGTTCTCAAACTCACAATTTAGCAGCAGTTGACAATCCCAAATCTGATGCCCTCAAACCGGATATAATTAATAAAAATATAGAAATTCCCAGGTTTGACAAATCAGCCTACGCAGGTGCAGGAGATAGAAGTCAACCCGAAATTATTTCCGGTGCGGATATTGTACTTTTTGAAGGTTGGTTTGTCGGCGTGAATCCGGTGGTTGATGCCAAATTAAACGAGTTTTTGGCGGGTGCACCGTTTCCGATTTCCACAGAGGGCGACTGTCAGTTTGCGCGCGATATGAATGCGAAGCTGCACGACTATCTGCCGCTGTGGAACCGATTAGATCGGTTGATAGTTTTGTATCCCCAAGATTATCGCATTTCTCAAGTGTGGCGCAATCAGGCGGAACGGGAAATGATGGCGACGGGGAAGCCGGGAATGTCAGAAGCTGAAATTAATCGGTTTGTCGAATATTTCTGGAAAGCGCTGCATCCCGAGTTATTTATTAAGTCGATGGTTGAGGAGGGCGATCGGGTGGATTTAGTAATTGAAATTTTGGGCGATCGCACTGTCGGCAAAATTTGTCGGGCGATCGACTTAAAATTAAGCGATTAG
- a CDS encoding EAL domain-containing protein: MTRTKARQMSRSTLEQEILLNRITNRIRNSLELQEILTTTAREIRSFLESDRVKVYRFEADGSGEVIAESINGDYLPSMLGLRFPPGDIPQSAREMFLKARQRVIVDVELKHQTINRLDCPDTGKTLAVEDITYRPVDPCHAEYLKAMGARSSLTVPIVHQNQLWGLLVSHHSQPKRFSDRELKMVQLLVDQLSIAIAQSFLLSQAKQQARDEAVINQITSLLHSPLELNEIRKAVLEQTVKHLHGSGGRLYLAAEFGDRPALLYTCGQQPPDIDLELSPFWQQIMGRANQDDQAQTDNHTTQLGIFENLYSQHYTSIDTNISSFLVPHLYAISDISKEPQLKSVSANLVAASIRSFLAVPLQYRQQCIGCLTVFRSPIQTEILWAGRCSSDARNDRPRQSFAAWKEIKTGEAQKWTSEEQKLAQSLGTHLYMAAMQRRVEAMIRHQASHDPLTGLPNRLLFNERLSLALASAHQNGEMLAVIFLDLDRFKNVNDTLGHPVGDLLLQSVSRRLTHCLRVGDSMARWGGDEFTVLLYNINSPEDATKICQLIIQSLSSPFDFEDRELYIKASLGIALAPYDGEDAETLLKNADAAMYKAKQKGRNNYQFYTQAIGSKVSEELNLENYLYTALKKSEFVLHYQPQINLKTGKIVGMEALIRWEHPERGLISPDRFIPLAEETGLICQIDEWVMRTACVQNRAWQLLGLPPMRIAVNLSARQFLQPHTVQIIAEILSETKLNPEYLEIEITESIAMTDVSFTVSVLQQLQDMGIHISLDDFGTGYSSLWSLKNFPLNNLKIDKSFVADLVTGSSGATIVKLAIALGQGLNLQVIAEGVETAEQLAFLQSHHCDMGQGYFFSKPIPAAAITQLCLENQSGEIISIPVAPE, translated from the coding sequence ATGACCCGCACCAAAGCTAGACAAATGTCACGATCGACTTTAGAACAAGAGATTTTACTCAATCGAATTACCAATCGCATCCGCAACTCTTTAGAACTCCAAGAGATTTTAACGACAACAGCCCGAGAAATCCGCAGCTTTTTAGAGAGCGATCGAGTAAAAGTTTATCGCTTTGAGGCCGACGGTAGCGGTGAGGTCATTGCTGAGTCGATCAACGGCGACTATTTGCCCTCTATGCTGGGTTTGCGCTTTCCACCAGGCGACATTCCCCAGAGTGCTCGGGAAATGTTTCTCAAAGCGCGGCAGCGAGTGATTGTAGATGTGGAATTGAAGCATCAAACAATTAATCGGTTAGATTGTCCCGACACCGGCAAAACTTTAGCAGTTGAAGATATTACCTATCGTCCTGTAGACCCCTGTCACGCTGAATATCTGAAGGCTATGGGGGCACGTTCTTCTCTGACGGTGCCGATTGTGCATCAAAATCAGCTTTGGGGGCTGTTGGTGTCTCACCACAGCCAACCAAAACGGTTTAGCGATCGAGAATTAAAAATGGTGCAGTTGCTTGTGGATCAGCTTTCAATTGCGATCGCCCAATCTTTTCTACTTAGTCAAGCTAAACAGCAAGCGCGTGACGAAGCCGTTATCAACCAAATTACCAGTTTGCTGCATTCTCCTCTGGAACTCAACGAAATTCGGAAAGCAGTTCTCGAACAAACAGTCAAGCATTTGCATGGTTCAGGAGGACGACTCTACCTTGCAGCCGAGTTTGGCGATCGGCCGGCTTTGCTTTATACCTGTGGCCAGCAGCCCCCGGACATCGACCTTGAACTCAGCCCGTTTTGGCAGCAGATTATGGGGAGGGCAAACCAAGACGATCAAGCACAAACTGATAATCATACTACCCAATTAGGTATTTTTGAAAATCTATATTCCCAGCATTACACTTCAATTGACACCAATATTTCCAGTTTTCTCGTACCGCACTTGTACGCAATTTCCGATATTTCTAAAGAACCTCAACTTAAATCTGTATCTGCCAATTTAGTCGCAGCTTCCATTCGATCATTTTTGGCAGTACCGCTGCAATACCGCCAACAGTGCATCGGCTGTCTCACCGTTTTTCGCAGCCCTATACAAACCGAAATTTTGTGGGCGGGCCGTTGCAGTTCGGACGCCCGGAACGATCGTCCCCGACAGTCCTTTGCAGCTTGGAAAGAAATCAAAACAGGCGAAGCTCAAAAGTGGACCAGCGAAGAACAGAAGTTAGCACAATCTTTAGGAACTCACCTGTACATGGCTGCAATGCAGAGGCGCGTCGAGGCGATGATCCGACATCAAGCTTCTCACGATCCCTTAACCGGTTTACCTAATAGATTACTGTTTAATGAAAGGCTGTCTTTAGCTTTAGCTAGCGCTCACCAAAATGGAGAAATGCTGGCGGTAATCTTTCTAGATTTAGATAGATTTAAAAATGTTAACGATACTCTCGGTCACCCAGTGGGCGATTTGTTGCTGCAAAGTGTATCTCGGCGTTTAACTCACTGTTTGCGCGTGGGGGATTCGATGGCTCGTTGGGGCGGAGATGAATTTACTGTGCTGCTGTACAATATCAACAGCCCAGAGGACGCAACTAAAATTTGCCAGCTAATTATCCAGAGTTTAAGCAGTCCTTTTGATTTTGAGGATCGGGAACTTTATATTAAGGCTAGCTTGGGAATTGCTTTGGCTCCTTATGACGGAGAAGATGCAGAAACTTTGCTAAAAAATGCTGATGCTGCGATGTACAAAGCTAAACAGAAAGGTCGCAATAATTATCAGTTTTACACGCAGGCGATCGGCAGTAAAGTCTCCGAAGAGCTTAACTTAGAAAATTATCTTTACACAGCTCTAAAAAAATCCGAGTTTGTCCTGCACTATCAACCGCAAATAAACTTAAAGACTGGTAAAATAGTCGGCATGGAAGCTCTGATTCGCTGGGAGCATCCCGAACGCGGTTTGATTTCTCCCGATCGATTTATTCCCTTAGCTGAGGAAACAGGATTAATCTGCCAAATTGACGAATGGGTGATGCGGACTGCTTGCGTGCAAAATCGAGCGTGGCAGTTACTGGGATTGCCGCCGATGCGGATAGCGGTGAATTTATCAGCCCGCCAGTTTCTGCAACCTCACACGGTACAAATCATTGCTGAAATTTTATCAGAAACCAAGTTAAATCCAGAGTATTTAGAAATAGAAATTACCGAGAGCATTGCCATGACAGATGTGAGCTTTACGGTGTCGGTATTGCAGCAGTTGCAGGACATGGGAATTCACATATCTCTGGACGATTTTGGCACCGGTTATTCTTCGCTGTGGTCTCTGAAAAACTTTCCCCTCAATAATTTAAAAATAGACAAATCTTTCGTAGCCGATTTGGTGACTGGCAGCAGCGGTGCTACTATTGTGAAACTGGCGATCGCCTTGGGACAGGGCCTGAATTTACAGGTGATTGCTGAGGGAGTGGAAACAGCAGAACAGTTGGCGTTTTTGCAATCGCATCACTGCGATATGGGTCAGGGTTACTTCTTTAGCAAACCCATACCGGCGGCGGCTATAACCCAATTGTGCTTAGAAAATCAATCTGGGGAAATAATATCAATTCCGGTTGCACCGGAATGA
- a CDS encoding response regulator, giving the protein MNYPHWNNKLESSFVNSGQQALDQRPLVLAVDDNHDNLELLAQILDLFGCECMGAVDGYAAISAAVDRPPDLIVLDICLPDIDGMEVVKRIQQNPELKDIPIVAVTALAKPEDRARILQAGCVEYLSKPFNIKDLERIIRQHLNSQMLLVEF; this is encoded by the coding sequence ATGAACTACCCTCACTGGAACAATAAATTGGAATCCTCGTTTGTAAATAGCGGTCAACAGGCGCTAGACCAGCGTCCCTTAGTGTTGGCTGTAGACGACAATCACGACAACTTAGAGCTGCTGGCACAAATACTCGATTTATTCGGCTGCGAGTGCATGGGAGCCGTTGACGGGTATGCAGCTATTTCAGCAGCAGTCGATCGACCTCCCGACCTAATCGTACTCGACATTTGCTTGCCGGATATAGACGGTATGGAAGTAGTAAAACGGATTCAACAGAACCCCGAGCTCAAAGATATTCCGATTGTTGCTGTCACAGCACTAGCAAAACCAGAAGACCGCGCTCGAATTCTCCAAGCCGGCTGCGTGGAATACCTTTCCAAACCTTTTAACATCAAAGATTTAGAAAGAATTATCCGCCAGCACCTCAACTCTCAAATGCTTTTGGTTGAGTTTTAG